A region from the Canis lupus dingo isolate Sandy chromosome 9, ASM325472v2, whole genome shotgun sequence genome encodes:
- the SRCIN1 gene encoding SRC kinase signaling inhibitor 1 isoform X3 has translation MQPWQCLRRFALAWWERTAEGSARSPREEAGPRDPGGRGEPGLQRAAGGKAPGLCSLCLKSPDPERSSPPMLSADDAEYPREYRTLGGGGGAGSGGRRFSNVGLVHTSERRHTVIAAQSLEALSGLQKADADRKRDAFMDHLKNKYPQHALALRGQQDRIREQVGGWTVDPVCLLSSLCSHLHGDSAPSGAGQPAQTRSSRHTQGAQPGLADQAAKLSYASAESLETMSEAELPLGFSRMNRFRQSLPLSRSASQTKLRSPGVLFLQFGEETRRVHITHEVSSLDTLHALIAHMFPQKLTMGMLKSPNTAILIKDEARNVFYELEDVRDIQDRSIIKIYRKEPLYAAFPGSHLTNGDLRREMVYASRESSPTRRLNNLSPAPHLASSSPPPGLPSGLPSGLPSGLPSGLPSGLPSGLQSGSPSRSRLSYAGGRPPSYAGSPVHHAAERLGGAPAAQGVSPSPSAILERRDVKPDEDLAGKAGGMVLVKGEGLYADPYGLLHEGRLSLAAAAGDPFAYPGASGLYKRGSVRSLSTYSAAALQSDLEDSLYKAAGGGPLYGDGYGFRLPPSSPQKLADVAAPPGGPQPPHSPYSGPPSRGSPVRQSFRKDSGSSSVFAESPGGKTRSTGGSSTAGAPPPELFPGPGERPLVGFGPPVPAKDTETRERMEAMEKQIASLTGLVQSALLRGSEPETPSEKIEGSNGAGTPSAPCGSGSRSSGATPVSGPPPPSASTPAGQPTSISRLQMQLHLRGLQNSTSDLRSQLQQLRKLQLQNLESLRALLKGTEAELSMRVSEAARRQEDPLQRQRTLVEEERLRYLNDEELITQQLNDLEKSVEKIQRDVSHNHRLVPGPELEEKALVLKQLGETLTELKAHFPGLQSKMRVVLRVEVEAVKFLKEEPQRLDGLLKRCRGVTDMLAQIRRQVDEGVWPPPNNLLNQSPKKVTAETDFSKNLDFEMAPPSPPLNLHELSGPAEGAPPTPKGGNPTKGLDAAGKRSVDKAVSVEAAERDWEEKRAALTQYSAKDINRLLEETQAELLKAIPDLDCASKAHPGLAPTPDHKPPKVPHGQKAAPRTEPSGRRGSDELTVPRYRTEKPSKSPPPPPPRRSFPSSHGLTTTRTGEVVVTSKKDSAFIKKAESEELEVQKPQVKLRRTVSEVARPASTPPIMASAIKDEDDEDRIIAELEVFERSSVSSLPPTPRRQPIPTLLAPQDLGPPRGSAQGPTWKAAPSPRAFCVPQIILTECTPNPPSPPEARPEEAGPRTTPTPRPRTLPGSGRGCDGARALPEVVARASQPRSSLAPDTEGTALKRLGTESCTPEEGGPGAQCPWRPAPDGTQEPPTAETHPEETAKDTGRDTQSCSGEPRGQPTGGLGCTVRGAATQRMDSLEETLRELEATLSQMGTALAVGLPGSPLPLPPGPQVAASSLASPPAFTLQSQSSELEEVGGCRSTTPAPSSHRPFLSSCQPPGSPGTGCGLQAEPRGAGKPASPGIGPTSPARDQVLSPLLCISKPTNKVLSSFSSPTLPPPQLLSDFLPLSFLCLRL, from the exons ATCCGGAGCGGAGCAGCCCCCCTATGCTGTCTGCGGACGATGCCGAGTACCCGCGGGAGTACCGgaccctggggggcgggggcggcgcgggcagCGGGGGCCGGCGCTTCTCCAACGTGGGGCTAGTGCACACGTCCGAGCGGCGGCACACGGTGATCGCCGCCCAGAGCCTGGAGGCGCTCAGCGGGCTCCAGAAGGCGGACGCCGACCGCAAGCGCGATGCCTTCATGGACCACCTGAAGAACAAGTACCCCCAGCACGCCCTGGCCCTGCGGGGTCAGCAGGACAGGATTCGAGAGCAG GTTGGCGGCTGGACCGTGGACCCCGTGTGCCTCCtcagctccctctgctcccacctccaTGGCGACTCCGCCCCCTCCGGGGCTGGCCAGCCGGCCCAG aCCCGCAGCTCACGCCACACTCAGGGAGCCCAGCCGGGGCTGGCAGACCAGGCAGCCAAGCTGTCATACGCCTCGGCTGAGTCGCTGGAGACCATGTCGGAGGCGGAGCTGCCCCTGGGCTTCAGTAGGATGAACCGCTTCCGACAGAGCCTGCCCCTCTCCCGCTCAGCCAGCCAGACCAAGCTGCGCTCACCAG GGGTGCTGTTCCTGCAGTTCGGGGAGGAGACTCGGCGCGTGCACATCACGCACGAGGTCAGCAGCCTGGACACGCTACACGCGCTCATCGCGCACATGTTCCCGCAGAAGCTCACCATGGGCATGCTGAAGTCGCCCAACACCGCCATTCTCATCAAGGACGAGGCTCGCAACGTCTTCTACGAGCTGGAAGACGTCCG gGACATCCAGGACCGAAGTATTATCAAGATCTATAGGAAGGAGCCTCTTTACGCCGCTTTCCCTGGCTCACATCTTACCAACGGGGACCTCCGG AGAGAGATGGTGTATGCCTCGCGGGAGTCGTCGCCCACACGGCGTCTCAACAACCTGTCGCCGGCGCCGCACCTGGCGTCCAGCTCTCCGCCCCCGGGGCTGCCGTCCGGGCTGCCGTCCGGGCTGCCATCCGGGCTCCCGTCGGGGCTCCCGTCGGGGCTCCCATCGGGGCTGCAGTCCGGCTCGCCGTCGCGCTCGCGCCTGTCCTACGCCGGGGGGCGCCCGCCCTCCTACGCTGGCAGCCCGGTGCACCACGCGGCCGAACGGCTGgggggcgcccccgccgcccagggcgtcagccccagccccagcgccATCCTGGAGCGGCGCGACGTGAAGCCGGACGAGGACCTGGCAGGCAAGGCGGGCGGCATGGTGCTGGTGAAGGGCGAGGGCCTCTACGCCGACCCCTACGGGTTGCTCCACGAGGGCCGCCTGAGCCTGGCCGCGGCCGCCGGCGACCCGTTCGCCTACCCGGGCGCCAGCGGCCTCTACAAGCGCGGCTCGGTGCGCTCGCTCAGCACCTACTCGGCCGCCGCGCTGCAGTCCGACCTGGAGGACTCGCTGTACAAGGCGGCGGGCGGAGGCCCACTCTACGGCGACGGCTACGGCTTCCGCCTGCCGCCCTCGTCGCCGCAGAAGCTGGCCGACGTGGCGGCgccccccgggggcccccagcctcctcacagCCCCTACTCGGGGCCGCCCAGCCGCGGCTCGCCGGTGCGCCAGTCTTTCCGCAAAGACTCGGGCTCCTCGTCGGTCTTCGCAGAGAGCCCGGGAGGCAAGACCCGCAGCACGGGGGGCTCCTCGACGGCCGGAGCTCCCCCGCCCGAGCTCTTCCCCGGGCCTGGGGAGCGCCCGCTCGTTGGGTTTGGGCCGCCAGTGCCAGCCAAGGACACGGAGACCAG GGAGCGCATGGAGGCCATGGAGAAGCAGATTGCCAGCCTCACAGGCCTGGTACAGAGTGCCCTACTACGAGGCTCAGAGCCTGAGACCCCCAG CGAGAAGATTGAAGGTTCCAATGGAGCAGGCACCCCCTCAGCAC CCTGTGGGTCAGGCAGCCGGAGCAGCGGCGCCACCCCAGTGTCCGGCCCTCCCCCGCCTTCAGCCAGCACACCTGCGGGGCAGCCCACCTCCATCAGCCGTTTGCAGATGCAGCTGCACCTGCGTGGCCTGCAGAACAGCACCAGTGACCTGCGCAGCCAGCTTCAGCAGTTGCGAAAGCTCCAG CTACAAAACCTGGAGTCGCTGCGCGCACTGCTCAAGGGCACAGAGGCGGAGCTGAGCATGCGCGTGTCGGAGGCGGCGCGGCGGCAGGAGGACCCGCTGCAGCGGCAGCGCACCCTGGTGGAGGAGGAGCGGCTGCGCTACCTCAACGACGAGGAGCTCATCACCCAGCAGCTCAA TGACCTGGAGAAGTCGGTGGAGAAGATCCAGCGGGATGTGTCCCACAACCACCGGCTGGTACCTGGGCCAGAGCTGGAAGAGAAGGCGCTGGTGCTGAAGCAGCTCGGGGAGACCCTGACTGAGCTCAAGG CTCACTTCCCAGGCCTGCAGAGCAAGATGCGGGTAGTACTGCGTGTGGAGGTGGAGGCAGTGAAGTTCCTGAAGGAGGAGCCACAGCGCCTGGACGGGCTACTCAAACGCTGCCGTGGGGTCACGGACATGCTGGCCCAGATCCGAAG GCAAGTGGATGAGGGGGTGTGGCCACCCCCCAACAACCTCCTGAATCAGTCCCCCAAGAAGGTGACGGCTGAAACGGACTTCAGCAAGAACTTGGACTTCGAAATGGCACCCCCTAGCCCTCCACTGAACCTCCATGAGCTGAGTGGCCCGGCCGAGGGAGCCCCTCCTACTCCCAAGGGGGGCAACCCTACCAAAGGCCTGGATGCTGCTGGCAAGAGAAGCGTGGACAAGGCTGTGTCTGTTGAG GCTGCTGAACGGGACTGGGAGGAGAAGCGGGCAGCCCTGACCCAGTACAGCGCCAAGGACATCAACCGGCTGCTGGAGGAGACACAGGCGGAGCTGCTGAAGGCCATCCCTGACCTAGACTGTGCGAGCAAGGCCCACCCAggcctggcccccacccctgACCACAAGCCTCCCAAGGTCCCCCACGGCCAGAAGGCAGCCCCTCGAACGGAGCCCAGTGGAAGGAGGGGCTCAG ATGAGCTGACAGTGCCTCGGTACCGCACGGAGAAGCCCTCCAAgtcgcccccgccgccccctccccgccggagcttcccctcctcccacgGCCTCACCACCACGCGCACAGGAGAGGTCGTGGTCACCAGCAAGAAGGATTCGGCCTTCATCAAG AAAGCCGAGTCCGAGGAGCTGGAGGTGCAGAAGCCCCAAGTGAAGCTGCGCCGAACGGTGTCCGAAGTGGCCCGCCCAGCCTCCACGCCACCCATCATGGCCTCTGCCATCAAAGATGAGGACGATGAGGACCGCATCATCGCCGAGCTAGAG GTGTTTGAGAGAAGCTCAGTGTCTTCCCTCCCCCCCACGCCCCGCCGCCAGCCGATCCCCACCTTGCTGGCACCCCAGGACCTGGGGCCCCCTCGGGGCTCAGCCCAGGGCCCCACATGGAAG gctgccccaagccCCAGGGCCTTCTGCGTCCCCCAGATCATCTTGACAGAGTGTACCCCCAACCCTCCCTCACCACCAGAGGCCAGACCCGAGGAAGCTGGTCCCAGGACAACTCCCACTCCGCGCCCCCGGACCCTGCCTGGCAGTGGGAGGGGCTGTGATGGTGCCCGGGCCCTGCCAGAGGTGGTGGCCAGGGCCTCCCAGCCTAGGAGCAGCTTGGCGCCTGACACAGAAGGGACTGCTCTGAAGAGACTGGGGACAGAGAGCTGTACCCCGGAGGAGGGAGGACCCGGGGCTCAGTGTCCTTGGAGACCAGCCCCTGATGGGACTCAGGAGCCCCCCACTGCTGAGACCCACCCAGAGGAGACCGCCAAGGACACCGGCCGGGACACCCAATCCTGCAGTGGGGAGCCCAGGGGCCAGCCCACTGGTGGCCTAGGCTGCACAGTGAGAGGCGCTGCCACCCAGCGAATGGACAGCCTGGAGGAAACGCTCCGGGAGCTGGAAGCCACCCTGAGCCAGATGGGCACTGCCCTCGCCGTGGGGCTCCCTggcagccccctgcccctgccacccgGTCCCCAGGTGGCTGCCTCCTCCCTagcctctcctcctgccttcaCACTCCAGTCTCAGTCCTCAgagctggaggaggtggggggctgcAGGAGCACCAcgccagccccctcctcccaccgGCCTTTCCTCAGCTCCTGCCAGCCTCCTGGGAGCCCGGGCACCGGGTGTGGTTTGCAGGCAGAGCCCCGGGGGGCTGGGAAGCCGGCCTCCCCAGGGATCGGCCCAACCAGCCCTGCCAGGGACCAggtcctctcccctctgctctgtaTCTCTAAACCAACAAATAAAgttctctcctccttttccagCCCCAcacttccccccccccaactcctgtCCGACTTTCTGCCTCTGTCGTTTCTCTGTCTGCGCCTCTGA
- the SRCIN1 gene encoding SRC kinase signaling inhibitor 1 isoform X14, producing the protein MQPWQCLRRFALAWWERTAEGSARSPREEAGPRDPGGRGEPGLQRAAGGKAPGLCSLCLKSPDPERSSPPMLSADDAEYPREYRTLGGGGGAGSGGRRFSNVGLVHTSERRHTVIAAQSLEALSGLQKADADRKRDAFMDHLKNKYPQHALALRGQQDRIREQPNYWSFKTRSSRHTQGAQPGLADQAAKLSYASAESLETMSEAELPLGFSRMNRFRQSLPLSRSASQTKLRSPGVLFLQFGEETRRVHITHEVSSLDTLHALIAHMFPQKLTMGMLKSPNTAILIKDEARNVFYELEDVRDIQDRSIIKIYRKEPLYAAFPGSHLTNGDLRREMVYASRESSPTRRLNNLSPAPHLASSSPPPGLPSGLPSGLPSGLPSGLPSGLPSGLQSGSPSRSRLSYAGGRPPSYAGSPVHHAAERLGGAPAAQGVSPSPSAILERRDVKPDEDLAGKAGGMVLVKGEGLYADPYGLLHEGRLSLAAAAGDPFAYPGASGLYKRGSVRSLSTYSAAALQSDLEDSLYKAAGGGPLYGDGYGFRLPPSSPQKLADVAAPPGGPQPPHSPYSGPPSRGSPVRQSFRKDSGSSSVFAESPGGKTRSTGGSSTAGAPPPELFPGPGERPLVGFGPPVPAKDTETRERMEAMEKQIASLTGLVQSALLRGSEPETPSEKIEGSNGAGTPSAPCGSGSRSSGATPVSGPPPPSASTPAGQPTSISRLQMQLHLRGLQNSTSDLRSQLQQLRKLQLQNLESLRALLKGTEAELSMRVSEAARRQEDPLQRQRTLVEEERLRYLNDEELITQQLNDLEKSVEKIQRDVSHNHRLVPGPELEEKALVLKQLGETLTELKAHFPGLQSKMRVVLRVEVEAVKFLKEEPQRLDGLLKRCRGVTDMLAQIRRQVDEGVWPPPNNLLNQSPKKVTAETDFSKNLDFEMAPPSPPLNLHELSGPAEGAPPTPKGGNPTKGLDAAGKRSVDKAVSVEAAERDWEEKRAALTQYSAKDINRLLEETQAELLKAIPDLDCASKAHPGLAPTPDHKPPKVPHGQKAAPRTEPSGRRGSDELTVPRYRTEKPSKSPPPPPPRRSFPSSHGLTTTRTGEVVVTSKKDSAFIKKAESEELEVQKPQVKLRRTVSEVARPASTPPIMASAIKDEDDEDRIIAELESGGGSVPPMKVVTPGASRLKAVQGQAGSPDKGKHGKQRAEYMRIQAQQQATKPSKEMSGSNETSSPVSEKPTASRTSIPVLTSFGARNSSISF; encoded by the exons ATCCGGAGCGGAGCAGCCCCCCTATGCTGTCTGCGGACGATGCCGAGTACCCGCGGGAGTACCGgaccctggggggcgggggcggcgcgggcagCGGGGGCCGGCGCTTCTCCAACGTGGGGCTAGTGCACACGTCCGAGCGGCGGCACACGGTGATCGCCGCCCAGAGCCTGGAGGCGCTCAGCGGGCTCCAGAAGGCGGACGCCGACCGCAAGCGCGATGCCTTCATGGACCACCTGAAGAACAAGTACCCCCAGCACGCCCTGGCCCTGCGGGGTCAGCAGGACAGGATTCGAGAGCAG CCAAACTACTGGAGTTTCAAG aCCCGCAGCTCACGCCACACTCAGGGAGCCCAGCCGGGGCTGGCAGACCAGGCAGCCAAGCTGTCATACGCCTCGGCTGAGTCGCTGGAGACCATGTCGGAGGCGGAGCTGCCCCTGGGCTTCAGTAGGATGAACCGCTTCCGACAGAGCCTGCCCCTCTCCCGCTCAGCCAGCCAGACCAAGCTGCGCTCACCAG GGGTGCTGTTCCTGCAGTTCGGGGAGGAGACTCGGCGCGTGCACATCACGCACGAGGTCAGCAGCCTGGACACGCTACACGCGCTCATCGCGCACATGTTCCCGCAGAAGCTCACCATGGGCATGCTGAAGTCGCCCAACACCGCCATTCTCATCAAGGACGAGGCTCGCAACGTCTTCTACGAGCTGGAAGACGTCCG gGACATCCAGGACCGAAGTATTATCAAGATCTATAGGAAGGAGCCTCTTTACGCCGCTTTCCCTGGCTCACATCTTACCAACGGGGACCTCCGG AGAGAGATGGTGTATGCCTCGCGGGAGTCGTCGCCCACACGGCGTCTCAACAACCTGTCGCCGGCGCCGCACCTGGCGTCCAGCTCTCCGCCCCCGGGGCTGCCGTCCGGGCTGCCGTCCGGGCTGCCATCCGGGCTCCCGTCGGGGCTCCCGTCGGGGCTCCCATCGGGGCTGCAGTCCGGCTCGCCGTCGCGCTCGCGCCTGTCCTACGCCGGGGGGCGCCCGCCCTCCTACGCTGGCAGCCCGGTGCACCACGCGGCCGAACGGCTGgggggcgcccccgccgcccagggcgtcagccccagccccagcgccATCCTGGAGCGGCGCGACGTGAAGCCGGACGAGGACCTGGCAGGCAAGGCGGGCGGCATGGTGCTGGTGAAGGGCGAGGGCCTCTACGCCGACCCCTACGGGTTGCTCCACGAGGGCCGCCTGAGCCTGGCCGCGGCCGCCGGCGACCCGTTCGCCTACCCGGGCGCCAGCGGCCTCTACAAGCGCGGCTCGGTGCGCTCGCTCAGCACCTACTCGGCCGCCGCGCTGCAGTCCGACCTGGAGGACTCGCTGTACAAGGCGGCGGGCGGAGGCCCACTCTACGGCGACGGCTACGGCTTCCGCCTGCCGCCCTCGTCGCCGCAGAAGCTGGCCGACGTGGCGGCgccccccgggggcccccagcctcctcacagCCCCTACTCGGGGCCGCCCAGCCGCGGCTCGCCGGTGCGCCAGTCTTTCCGCAAAGACTCGGGCTCCTCGTCGGTCTTCGCAGAGAGCCCGGGAGGCAAGACCCGCAGCACGGGGGGCTCCTCGACGGCCGGAGCTCCCCCGCCCGAGCTCTTCCCCGGGCCTGGGGAGCGCCCGCTCGTTGGGTTTGGGCCGCCAGTGCCAGCCAAGGACACGGAGACCAG GGAGCGCATGGAGGCCATGGAGAAGCAGATTGCCAGCCTCACAGGCCTGGTACAGAGTGCCCTACTACGAGGCTCAGAGCCTGAGACCCCCAG CGAGAAGATTGAAGGTTCCAATGGAGCAGGCACCCCCTCAGCAC CCTGTGGGTCAGGCAGCCGGAGCAGCGGCGCCACCCCAGTGTCCGGCCCTCCCCCGCCTTCAGCCAGCACACCTGCGGGGCAGCCCACCTCCATCAGCCGTTTGCAGATGCAGCTGCACCTGCGTGGCCTGCAGAACAGCACCAGTGACCTGCGCAGCCAGCTTCAGCAGTTGCGAAAGCTCCAG CTACAAAACCTGGAGTCGCTGCGCGCACTGCTCAAGGGCACAGAGGCGGAGCTGAGCATGCGCGTGTCGGAGGCGGCGCGGCGGCAGGAGGACCCGCTGCAGCGGCAGCGCACCCTGGTGGAGGAGGAGCGGCTGCGCTACCTCAACGACGAGGAGCTCATCACCCAGCAGCTCAA TGACCTGGAGAAGTCGGTGGAGAAGATCCAGCGGGATGTGTCCCACAACCACCGGCTGGTACCTGGGCCAGAGCTGGAAGAGAAGGCGCTGGTGCTGAAGCAGCTCGGGGAGACCCTGACTGAGCTCAAGG CTCACTTCCCAGGCCTGCAGAGCAAGATGCGGGTAGTACTGCGTGTGGAGGTGGAGGCAGTGAAGTTCCTGAAGGAGGAGCCACAGCGCCTGGACGGGCTACTCAAACGCTGCCGTGGGGTCACGGACATGCTGGCCCAGATCCGAAG GCAAGTGGATGAGGGGGTGTGGCCACCCCCCAACAACCTCCTGAATCAGTCCCCCAAGAAGGTGACGGCTGAAACGGACTTCAGCAAGAACTTGGACTTCGAAATGGCACCCCCTAGCCCTCCACTGAACCTCCATGAGCTGAGTGGCCCGGCCGAGGGAGCCCCTCCTACTCCCAAGGGGGGCAACCCTACCAAAGGCCTGGATGCTGCTGGCAAGAGAAGCGTGGACAAGGCTGTGTCTGTTGAG GCTGCTGAACGGGACTGGGAGGAGAAGCGGGCAGCCCTGACCCAGTACAGCGCCAAGGACATCAACCGGCTGCTGGAGGAGACACAGGCGGAGCTGCTGAAGGCCATCCCTGACCTAGACTGTGCGAGCAAGGCCCACCCAggcctggcccccacccctgACCACAAGCCTCCCAAGGTCCCCCACGGCCAGAAGGCAGCCCCTCGAACGGAGCCCAGTGGAAGGAGGGGCTCAG ATGAGCTGACAGTGCCTCGGTACCGCACGGAGAAGCCCTCCAAgtcgcccccgccgccccctccccgccggagcttcccctcctcccacgGCCTCACCACCACGCGCACAGGAGAGGTCGTGGTCACCAGCAAGAAGGATTCGGCCTTCATCAAG AAAGCCGAGTCCGAGGAGCTGGAGGTGCAGAAGCCCCAAGTGAAGCTGCGCCGAACGGTGTCCGAAGTGGCCCGCCCAGCCTCCACGCCACCCATCATGGCCTCTGCCATCAAAGATGAGGACGATGAGGACCGCATCATCGCCGAGCTAGAG AGCGGTGGTGGCAGCGTGCCACCCATGAAGGTGGTGACTCCAGGGGCCTCTCGGCTGAAGGCGGTCCAGGGCCAGGCAGGCAGCCCCGACAAAGGCAAGCATGGCAAGCAGAGGGCAGAGTACATGAGGATCCAGGCCCAGCAGCAG